Within Clostridia bacterium, the genomic segment GTTCAACCAAATATTATCTTGAAGGAATTTTGACCGACCTTTATAAGTCAGACAACTCATGGAATGTAATAATTCTTAGATATTTCAATCCCGTAGGCGCGCATAAAAGCGGAAAAATCGGCGAAGATCCTAAAGGCATTCCTAATAACCTTATGCCTTATGTAGCGCAAGTAGCAAGCGGAAAATTAGAAAAAATAAGGGTATTTGGCAACGATTATCCTACTCATGACGGTACAGGAGTGCGTGATTTTATACATGTAGTGGACCTTGCATTAGGACATATCGCAGCTATCCAAAAATGCACTCAAAGCGGCGTACATATCTACAATCTAGGCACAGGAGTTGGATACAGCGTATTAGATATGATACATGCGTTTGAAGAAGCCTGCGGCAAAAAGCTGCCTTATGAAGTGGTAGAAAGACGAAGCGGAGATATTGCTTCATGCTATGCCAACGCCGACAAAGCCAAGAAAGAATTAGGCTGGGAAGCAAAATACGGCATAAAAGAAATGTGCCGCGATCAATGGAACTGGCAGAGCAAAAATCCTAACGGATATTGTGATTAGTTTTTTAACAAAAGATAAAATCATGAGAAATCAAAAAAGGATGCATATCATTGCATCCTTTTTTTGTTACCAAACTTCTACTATCTTAATCATGGGTTTTCTTTCCATAAGAACTATATATGCGTAAGTGGGATGACCCATGCGGGGAAGACCTAAACTACCTGGGTTAACAAGCGTACATCCGTTTATGGTCTCCATATATGGAATGTGCGTATGTCCATACAAAACCAAATCAGCATTTACTTCGTTTGCTCTGTATATCAGGTCGTTTAAGGATTCTTTTACATGATATTTATGTCCATGGGTTATAAGCAATTTATGACCGTCTATATCCATAACAACTTCATCGCCTGCTTGAGAAAACATATCGCAATTACCCTTAACCATAATCAGTCTGTCGCCCAAAAGGTTTTTATATGGATAAATCGAGTTGATTCCATCGCCTAAGAATATCACATAATCGCTTTCAGTTAAAATGCCGCTTATTTTTTTTAACGGTACGGTGTTAGAATGAATATCAGATAATACTACTATTCTAGTCATCATTTTGCCTTTAGTTCAATATATTTTTGCTTTAATTCCGCCAATGCTCTTGCTCTGTGGCTGACTTGATTTTTTTCAAAAGCTGTCGCCGCTCCAAAACTCTTTTTTAGGTCATACGAAAAAAACAACGGGTCATAGCCGAATCCGCCTGTTCCTTCAGGCTGATTCATAATTTCGCCGAAAGTTTTGCCCTCCGCGGTAATTTCTGTTCCGTCAGGTAAAAGCAATACCATTGTGCATACAAAGTACGCACTTCTGTCGGCTACGCCTTGAAGATTATTCAGAAGTTTCTGATTGTTCTTTTGAGAATCAGCATCAATGCCCGCATATCTTGCCGACATTATTCCGGGTTCGTTGCCTAAGCTGGGGACGATAAGTCCGCTGTCATCAGCCAATACCGCCATAGTACCATTGATGCTCTCAAATACCGCTCTTGCCTTTATACGCGCATTTTCCAAGAATGTGGTACCGTTTTCTTCCGGATTAATGTCCAGTCCCAGGTCTTTTAATGACTTTATTTCTTCAAAAAAATCGCCAAGAATTTCTTTTATTTCTTTGGCCTTGCCTGCGTTATTAGTTGCTACTGCTAATAGTTTTTTATTCATAATTTGACCTTAAGATTTTGCTTAAAGCATAACATATTTTTTAGATTTAGCACATAAAAACCATTATAATGATATATCGTTTGTCTTTGATTATGATATAATAAAAAACAGACGAGGTGAATCATGGATTCTCAGACTTTTCAAGTTGTCAAAGATTTGATTGCCCAAAGTCAAAACATCGTCTTTTTTGGTGGGGCTGGGGTTTCTACGGCTTCGGGAATTCCTGATTTTAGGTCGGCGACAGGACTGTATAATCAGAAATCAAACACCGATTATTCGCCAGAATATATGCTGAGTCATGAATTTTTTATAAAACATCCTGATCAGTTTTCTGATTATGTCAGAAACAACCTAATTTATGATAAAGCCAAGCCCAATAATGCGCATAAGGCATTGGTAGTGCTGGAAAAACAGGGCAAATTAAAAGCAGTCATTACTCAAAACATAGACGGATTGCATCAGCAAGCTGGAAGTACTAATGTTTTTGAACTGCATGGCAATCTTACTGATTATTATTGCATAGGCTGCAAAAAGGAATACACCAAAGAAGAGTTTTGCGCTCATTCAGGTGCTTTTTTGTGCAAAAAATGCGGCAAAGTAATTAGACCTAGAGTTGTATTATACGGCGAAGGTCTTGATATGAATGTTTATTGGACTGCTGTAAAATATATTCAGCATTCTGATGTCTTTATAGTAGGCGGAACATCGCTTGTGGTGTATCCAGCGGCCGGGCTTTTGGATTTTTATTCAGGACATAGACTTGTTTTGATTAACATGGAAAAGACGCCTGCCGACAGCAGAGCAGATTATGTGCTTCAAGGCGATGTATCTAAAATTTTGTGGGATTTGGTAAATTAAATATATATTTTTTTAGGAGGTAAAATTATGCCGCATATTTCAGTTAAAATGCTAAAGGGCAGAACAGAAGCCCAAAAGGAAAAGCTGGCGACAGAGCTTGCTAAGACCTTACAAAATGTATTGGGAATAGGAGATACTCATATTTCGGTATCTGTTCAGGACTATACAGCGCAAGAATGGCAGGAAGTATTTAAACAAGAAGTTACGGACAATATGCAAAACATAAGAATAAAGCCCAAATACGATCCTAAGGATTTGTTATAAAAAGGGTATATAAACAGGGTATAACATAATTATTGCCAAAATATGTTTTAAGTTTTGAGTGATATCAGAAGTAATATTTGACACAATAATATTATGATGATATACTCTGTTTTAGAAAATATTTTTGTTTTTTAAAATGCAGAGGATATTTTTCCTTTGCATTTTTTTATAGGAGAAACATGTTTGAAGAACTTAATTTATCGCAAGACATTCTAAATGCGCTTTCATCAGGTGGTTTTGTAACGCCTACCCAAATTCAATCCCAATGTATTCCGCTTTTATTAGAAGGACATGATGTAGTGGGACGGTCGCAGACGGGTTCAGGCAAGACTTTTGCTTTTGGATTACCTATTTTAGAAAAAATAAGCCATGAACAAGACGGGATTAATGCGCTTATTATTTGTCCTACAAGAGAGCTTGCATTGCAGGTTACGGATGAACTCAAAAAAATATCCAAGTTCAAAAATTCTTGCAATGTCGTGCCTGTTTATGGCGGGGCTGATATGATGAGACAGATAAAAGCACTCAAAACAGCCAAGGTTGTAGTAGGCACACCCGGAAGAATTATTGACC encodes:
- the galE gene encoding UDP-glucose 4-epimerase GalE, with translation MEHILVTGGAGYIGSHTLVELLDRGYKVSVIDNLSNSCDESLRRVKEITCKDFVFYNADLRDREAMEKIFANNTFDAVIHFAGLKAVGESCYKPLEYYDNNIYGTLVLLETMRKYNVKKIVFSSSATVYGTPECLPLTETCKTGGTTNPYGSTKYYLEGILTDLYKSDNSWNVIILRYFNPVGAHKSGKIGEDPKGIPNNLMPYVAQVASGKLEKIRVFGNDYPTHDGTGVRDFIHVVDLALGHIAAIQKCTQSGVHIYNLGTGVGYSVLDMIHAFEEACGKKLPYEVVERRSGDIASCYANADKAKKELGWEAKYGIKEMCRDQWNWQSKNPNGYCD
- a CDS encoding metallophosphoesterase; translated protein: MTRIVVLSDIHSNTVPLKKISGILTESDYVIFLGDGINSIYPYKNLLGDRLIMVKGNCDMFSQAGDEVVMDIDGHKLLITHGHKYHVKESLNDLIYRANEVNADLVLYGHTHIPYMETINGCTLVNPGSLGLPRMGHPTYAYIVLMERKPMIKIVEVW
- the rdgB gene encoding RdgB/HAM1 family non-canonical purine NTP pyrophosphatase; protein product: MNKKLLAVATNNAGKAKEIKEILGDFFEEIKSLKDLGLDINPEENGTTFLENARIKARAVFESINGTMAVLADDSGLIVPSLGNEPGIMSARYAGIDADSQKNNQKLLNNLQGVADRSAYFVCTMVLLLPDGTEITAEGKTFGEIMNQPEGTGGFGYDPLFFSYDLKKSFGAATAFEKNQVSHRARALAELKQKYIELKAK
- a CDS encoding NAD-dependent protein deacylase, which gives rise to MDSQTFQVVKDLIAQSQNIVFFGGAGVSTASGIPDFRSATGLYNQKSNTDYSPEYMLSHEFFIKHPDQFSDYVRNNLIYDKAKPNNAHKALVVLEKQGKLKAVITQNIDGLHQQAGSTNVFELHGNLTDYYCIGCKKEYTKEEFCAHSGAFLCKKCGKVIRPRVVLYGEGLDMNVYWTAVKYIQHSDVFIVGGTSLVVYPAAGLLDFYSGHRLVLINMEKTPADSRADYVLQGDVSKILWDLVN
- a CDS encoding tautomerase family protein produces the protein MPHISVKMLKGRTEAQKEKLATELAKTLQNVLGIGDTHISVSVQDYTAQEWQEVFKQEVTDNMQNIRIKPKYDPKDLL